One Sulfolobus sp. S-194 DNA segment encodes these proteins:
- a CDS encoding inositol-3-phosphate synthase, whose product MIRVAIAGLGNCASMLIQGIEYYKSKGDNYYEGLITPVIGGYKVTDIEIVAAFDVSKNKVGKDISEAIFEKPNITPKIVELEKKGVKVAPGPVLDGVAKHMQDVFNPTNEGTLDTVVQQLKDSRAEILLNLLPVGSERASREYARAALEAKIGFINAIPVFIASDPNGEFPRLFKENNLPIAGDDIKGQVGATILHRTLTSLFRLRGVKVEETYQLNVGGNTDFLNMKTEERLYSKRISKTKAVTSTLNDENYLEKEGKIRIGPSDYVPFLGNTKVAYIYVKGSAFAGMPIKVEASLEVDDKSNCAAVLVDVIRAVKLALDKKIGGPLIEVSAFYFKHPPIQAKDDEEAYRWFKEFIEM is encoded by the coding sequence ATGATTAGAGTAGCAATAGCTGGCTTAGGTAATTGTGCATCAATGTTAATTCAAGGAATAGAATATTATAAATCAAAAGGCGATAATTATTATGAGGGATTAATTACCCCCGTAATTGGTGGATATAAAGTAACTGATATCGAGATAGTAGCTGCTTTTGATGTTTCTAAAAATAAGGTTGGTAAAGATATCAGTGAGGCCATATTTGAAAAACCTAATATTACTCCTAAAATTGTCGAACTTGAGAAAAAAGGAGTCAAAGTAGCTCCAGGCCCCGTTCTCGATGGAGTGGCAAAGCATATGCAAGATGTATTTAATCCTACAAATGAAGGTACTTTAGATACTGTAGTTCAACAACTAAAGGATTCTAGGGCTGAAATTTTACTTAATCTTTTACCCGTAGGAAGTGAAAGAGCTAGCAGAGAATACGCTAGGGCTGCTTTGGAAGCTAAAATAGGATTTATAAATGCAATTCCAGTTTTTATTGCCAGTGATCCTAATGGTGAATTTCCAAGATTATTTAAGGAGAACAACTTACCTATTGCCGGAGATGATATAAAGGGACAAGTAGGTGCTACAATTCTTCATAGAACTTTAACATCATTGTTCAGATTAAGAGGAGTAAAAGTAGAAGAAACTTATCAGCTTAATGTTGGAGGAAATACAGATTTCTTAAACATGAAAACAGAGGAAAGATTATATTCAAAGAGAATAAGCAAAACAAAGGCCGTTACTAGTACATTAAACGATGAGAATTACCTTGAGAAAGAAGGAAAGATAAGAATAGGCCCCTCTGATTATGTACCATTTTTAGGAAATACAAAAGTAGCTTACATTTACGTAAAAGGAAGTGCATTTGCAGGCATGCCAATTAAAGTAGAAGCTTCCTTAGAGGTTGATGACAAATCAAACTGTGCCGCCGTACTAGTAGATGTAATTAGAGCTGTAAAATTAGCGTTAGATAAAAAAATAGGAGGACCATTAATAGAAGTTTCTGCGTTCTACTTTAAACATCCTCCTATACAGGCCAAAGATGATGAAGAGGCTTACAGATGGTTTAAAGAGTTCATTGAAATGTGA
- the ppsA gene encoding pyruvate, water dikinase: protein MDSSLIEGSLVTDLKNIRKDMINIAGGKGANLGELISMGIRVPPGFVITSHAYKYFISYNKLDEKIKEIFEKEKDDEIISSKIRELILSSQIPPDLANQILSAYENLSKLVGKEILVAVRSSATAEDIESASFAGQQETYLNVSKEELLDAVKKVWASLYTARAISYRRFKGIDQISVEMAVVVQKMVNSRSAGVMFTLHPATGDRNYIMIESNWGLGEAVVSGKVTPDEVVIEKSSLRIVEKKVSHKILKIVYDKEKRQNIIINLSNEEANQMSISDEEAIELARLALKIEEHYGRPMDIEWAIDADMKFPDNVFIVQARPETYWTSKQIERKKEEVKVSIGKVLTKGLPASPGIAYGKARVILDVKEAKDFEKGDILVTKMTDPDWVPLMKIASAIVTDEGGMTSHAAIVSRELGIPAVVGTGNATKVIKDSEEITVDAIRGIIYEGKLTFETEEKKETTQPVSVGGISREVLLSLYPVTATKIYMNLGQPDIIHKYLDLPFDGIGLMRIEFIVSEWIKYHPLYLIKSGKPELFVDKLAEGISMVASAIYPRPVVVRFSDFKTNEYKRLIGGEEFEPEERNPMIGWRGVSRYVSPQYEPAFRLEVRAIRKVREEMGLKNVWVMFPFVRTTWELEKAIKIMEEEGVRRGQDFKVWIMAEVPSVVVLADKFSQLVDGFSIGSNDLAQLTLGVDRDSDLLARMGYYDERDPAVLESIKRLIKIAHKYNRTVSICGQAPSVYPEINEFLVRQGIDSISVNPDAVIQVRRQVASIEQKIMLEKLRKK, encoded by the coding sequence AAGTTGGATGAGAAAATAAAGGAAATTTTTGAAAAAGAAAAAGATGATGAAATTATTAGTAGTAAAATTAGGGAATTAATTCTTTCAAGTCAAATTCCTCCAGATTTAGCTAATCAAATATTATCTGCATATGAAAACTTATCGAAACTTGTAGGCAAAGAAATTTTAGTAGCTGTGAGATCCTCAGCAACTGCAGAAGATATTGAGTCGGCAAGTTTTGCAGGTCAGCAAGAAACTTATCTAAATGTTAGTAAGGAAGAATTATTGGATGCAGTTAAAAAAGTGTGGGCTAGTTTATATACTGCAAGAGCTATAAGTTATAGAAGATTTAAAGGAATAGATCAGATATCTGTTGAAATGGCAGTAGTGGTTCAAAAGATGGTTAATTCTAGATCTGCAGGAGTCATGTTTACACTTCATCCAGCCACAGGAGATAGGAACTATATCATGATAGAATCTAATTGGGGTTTAGGAGAAGCTGTAGTTAGCGGTAAAGTTACACCAGATGAAGTAGTTATTGAAAAATCCTCATTAAGAATAGTTGAGAAAAAAGTTTCACATAAAATTTTGAAAATAGTTTATGATAAAGAGAAAAGGCAAAATATAATAATTAACTTAAGCAATGAAGAAGCAAATCAAATGTCTATATCAGATGAAGAAGCAATTGAATTAGCTAGATTAGCATTAAAGATAGAAGAACATTATGGAAGACCTATGGATATAGAATGGGCTATAGATGCAGATATGAAATTTCCAGATAATGTATTCATAGTTCAAGCTAGGCCAGAAACTTATTGGACTAGCAAACAAATAGAGAGAAAGAAAGAAGAGGTTAAAGTTAGTATAGGAAAAGTGCTTACTAAAGGTTTGCCTGCAAGTCCTGGTATAGCTTATGGAAAAGCTAGAGTTATTCTTGATGTAAAAGAGGCTAAAGATTTTGAGAAGGGTGACATATTAGTAACCAAAATGACAGATCCAGATTGGGTACCATTAATGAAAATTGCATCTGCGATAGTTACTGATGAAGGAGGAATGACTAGTCATGCTGCAATAGTATCCAGAGAACTAGGTATCCCAGCTGTAGTAGGTACTGGAAATGCTACGAAAGTTATTAAAGATAGTGAAGAAATCACTGTGGATGCTATTAGAGGAATAATATATGAGGGTAAATTGACATTTGAAACTGAGGAGAAAAAAGAGACTACACAACCAGTAAGTGTTGGAGGAATAAGTAGGGAAGTTCTATTAAGTCTTTATCCGGTTACTGCAACTAAAATTTACATGAACCTAGGACAGCCTGATATTATTCATAAGTATCTTGATTTACCATTTGATGGGATAGGGTTAATGAGGATTGAGTTCATAGTAAGTGAGTGGATTAAATATCATCCCTTATACTTAATTAAATCTGGTAAGCCTGAATTATTTGTAGATAAACTAGCTGAAGGAATATCAATGGTTGCATCTGCAATTTACCCTAGACCAGTTGTTGTTAGGTTCTCTGATTTTAAGACAAACGAGTACAAGAGGTTAATTGGGGGCGAGGAGTTTGAACCAGAGGAAAGAAATCCTATGATAGGATGGAGGGGAGTATCTAGATATGTTAGTCCACAATATGAACCAGCTTTTAGATTAGAAGTTAGGGCAATACGCAAAGTTAGGGAAGAGATGGGACTTAAGAACGTATGGGTAATGTTTCCCTTTGTCAGAACTACATGGGAGCTAGAGAAGGCAATAAAAATAATGGAAGAAGAGGGAGTAAGAAGAGGACAAGATTTTAAAGTATGGATAATGGCTGAAGTTCCCTCAGTAGTAGTTTTAGCTGATAAATTCTCTCAGCTTGTTGATGGCTTCAGTATAGGTAGTAATGACTTAGCCCAATTAACTTTAGGTGTAGATAGAGACTCTGATCTTCTTGCAAGAATGGGATACTATGACGAAAGAGACCCAGCAGTTCTAGAATCAATAAAAAGATTAATAAAGATTGCACATAAATATAATAGGACAGTTTCTATATGTGGTCAAGCACCTAGTGTGTATCCAGAGATAAATGAATTTCTTGTCAGGCAAGGTATAGATAGTATAAGTGTAAACCCAGATGCCGTAATTCAAGTAAGAAGACAAGTAGCTTCAATAGAACAAAAGATAATGTTAGAAAAACTTAGGAAGAAATAA